A window of Panicum virgatum strain AP13 chromosome 8K, P.virgatum_v5, whole genome shotgun sequence contains these coding sequences:
- the LOC120645648 gene encoding NAC transcription factor NAM-B1-like has product MAASMISAAPILLEPGFKFRPTDEDVVVHYLRPRAMNEPLPSGCIVDVDILSHNPWELVPEGSVEKYYFSRRVPRWPLGNRRKRTAGDGHWKASGKDVPIFSKGINGRVPMMVGLKKTMVFYRGKAPFGENTEWVMEEYRLAEAGLMPSHVMRPREGRNLGKCGCAAAVIAKKNDELSEALRNAIASLKKVPVMVKPDDSWVVCHIYRKKKKCAMPRVFAQTYNIAGGGQVPFFDFIGQGNPERAASSSSLTGPPIEKENDDTDGSTNEKACSGEGK; this is encoded by the exons ATGGCTGCCTCCATGATCAGCGCAGCCCCCATCCTGCTCGAGCCAGGGTTCAAGTTTAGAcccaccgacgaggacgtcgtgGTGCACTACCTCCGCCCTCGTGCCATGAATGAACCACTACCCTCCGGATGCATTGTCGATGTGGACATCCTGAGCCACAATCCATGGGAGCTAGTACCAG AGGGATCCGTGGAGAAGTACTATTTTTCTAGGAGGGTTCCTAGGTGGCCACTTGGAAACCGGCGCAAGCGTACTGCGGGTGATGGCCACTGGAAGGCATCAGGCAAGGATGTGCCCATCTTTAGCAAAGGCATCAATGGTAGAGTTCCTATGATGGTTGGGTTGAAGAAGACCATGGTTTTCTACCGCGGCAAGGCGCCGTTTGGTGAGAACACAGAGTGGGTCATGGAAGAGTACAGGCTCGCTGAAGCAGGCCTCATGCCCAGTCATGTGATGAGGCCAAGAGAGGGCCGCAACTTAGGAAAATGCGGTTGCGCTGCAGCAGTCATTGCAAAG AAAAATGATGAGCTATCTGAAGCACTCCGCAACGCCATTGCAAGTCTTAAAAAGGTTCCTGTTATGGTAAAACCAGACGATTCCTGGGTGGTTTGCCACATCtacaggaagaagaagaagtgcgCCATGCCACGCGTCTTCGCCCAGACTTACAACATTGCAGGAGGAGGGCAGGTCCCCTTCTTCGACTTCATTGGGCAGGGTAACCCTGAGAGGGCTGCCAGCTCAAGTAGCCTCACCGGACCCCCTATAGAGAAGGAGAACGATGACACAGACGGCAGCACCAACGAAAAGGCTTGCTCCGGCGAGGGCAAGTGA